In Synechococcus sp. PCC 6312, one genomic interval encodes:
- the cax gene encoding calcium/proton exchanger, translated as MKLKQLISVGFLIFIPISIAADYLHWDTLTIFFTSALGIIPLAIWLSTATEEVALATGPTIGGLLNAVFGNATELIIALVALRSGLVDIVKASITGTIVSNLLLVMGLSMFLGGLRFKEQEFAPVVARVNGSSMTVAVSAILLPAMVIFTSKGVTDAAIGHLSIVTAVVLIVVYALTLLFSLKTHSYLYDVSQVDLEGEVEPSHKPNLVLWVSVLVIATIGVAFESEIFVGVVEEATSGLGLTPLFTGVILLPLVGGAAEYVTSVRVAMKNNMDLAVSVAMGSSLLVALLVAPILVLVGQAIGQPMDLNFNPFEVVAVIIAVVVANLISLDGRSNWLEGALLLATYAILGTAFYFHPPV; from the coding sequence ATGAAGCTAAAACAGTTGATTTCCGTGGGTTTTCTGATTTTTATTCCAATATCTATTGCGGCGGACTATTTGCACTGGGATACCTTGACAATCTTTTTTACCTCCGCATTGGGGATCATTCCCTTGGCGATTTGGCTGAGTACGGCTACGGAAGAAGTCGCTTTGGCAACGGGGCCCACCATTGGTGGATTATTGAATGCGGTGTTTGGCAATGCGACAGAGTTAATTATTGCCTTGGTGGCCTTGCGCTCGGGCCTGGTGGATATTGTCAAAGCCAGTATTACCGGCACAATTGTCAGCAACTTGCTCTTAGTGATGGGCCTATCCATGTTTCTGGGCGGCTTGCGATTTAAGGAACAGGAATTTGCCCCCGTGGTGGCGCGGGTGAATGGCTCCTCAATGACAGTCGCGGTTTCGGCAATTTTGCTCCCGGCGATGGTTATTTTTACATCTAAAGGGGTGACAGATGCTGCCATTGGTCATCTATCCATCGTCACGGCTGTGGTTCTGATTGTCGTCTATGCCCTCACCTTGCTGTTCTCCCTCAAGACTCATAGCTACCTTTACGATGTCAGCCAAGTGGATTTGGAAGGGGAAGTGGAACCCAGTCATAAACCCAACTTGGTGCTCTGGGTCTCTGTTTTAGTGATTGCCACCATTGGAGTTGCCTTTGAGTCAGAAATTTTTGTTGGGGTTGTCGAGGAAGCCACCTCAGGCTTGGGTCTCACACCTCTCTTTACGGGGGTGATTTTATTGCCGTTGGTGGGTGGAGCAGCGGAATATGTCACTTCGGTGCGGGTGGCGATGAAAAACAATATGGATTTGGCCGTTTCTGTGGCGATGGGGTCGAGCTTGTTAGTGGCGCTGCTAGTGGCACCGATTCTGGTTCTAGTGGGCCAGGCCATTGGCCAACCGATGGATTTGAACTTTAACCCCTTTGAAGTGGTAGCGGTGATCATTGCCGTTGTTGTCGCTAATTTAATTAGTCTTGATGGCCGTTCCAATTGGTTAGAAGGCGCGTTATTATTGGCGACCTATGCCATTTTGGGCACAGCCTTTTACTTTCATCCACCAGTCTAA
- a CDS encoding Mo-dependent nitrogenase C-terminal domain-containing protein translates to MSPRQSPPKSPKFLKVLFQRFQAWLESIEVRHTRRAHWLCRWIPAQCPFERDVKIGPWQFHIPALCHLNPFYEQLMVLRFRALCFLADECGEDISQYC, encoded by the coding sequence ATGTCTCCACGTCAATCGCCTCCAAAGTCTCCAAAATTTCTCAAAGTGCTGTTTCAGCGTTTCCAGGCCTGGTTAGAGTCCATTGAAGTGCGTCATACCCGTCGGGCCCATTGGTTATGTCGGTGGATTCCCGCCCAATGCCCCTTTGAACGGGATGTCAAAATTGGCCCCTGGCAGTTTCACATTCCGGCCCTGTGCCATCTCAACCCCTTCTATGAGCAATTGATGGTCTTGCGCTTCCGAGCCTTATGTTTCTTGGCGGATGAATGTGGCGAGGATATCAGTCAATACTGCTAA
- a CDS encoding ATP-binding protein produces MPVPIEQSLEVPSDLAQLDQVLGWFAQARPEWVQKTIWLQLELALAEAFTNAVRHAHHHNPEPPPVLIELQGTATAVELKVWDHGPTFNLEEKLATLPEQISPDQDGGRGLKLLQNIASELEYQRIGSQNCLILRKLLD; encoded by the coding sequence ATGCCCGTGCCCATCGAACAATCCCTTGAAGTACCCAGTGACTTAGCACAACTGGATCAAGTCTTAGGCTGGTTTGCCCAGGCCCGCCCGGAATGGGTACAGAAAACGATTTGGCTCCAACTGGAATTAGCCCTCGCTGAAGCCTTTACCAATGCGGTGCGCCATGCCCATCACCATAACCCAGAGCCGCCGCCTGTCTTGATTGAACTCCAAGGAACCGCCACTGCCGTAGAACTGAAAGTCTGGGATCACGGGCCCACATTTAATCTCGAAGAAAAACTGGCCACGCTGCCGGAGCAAATTTCCCCAGACCAGGATGGTGGGCGCGGCTTAAAATTATTACAAAACATTGCGAGTGAATTAGAGTATCAGCGCATCGGCTCTCAAAACTGTTTGATTTTACGCAAGCTTCTAGACTGA
- the xth gene encoding exodeoxyribonuclease III, giving the protein MKIATWNVNSIRTRLDQVCQWLQANPVDVLCVQETKVVDELFPQAPLTDLGYHVYISGQKAYNGVAILSREPVTEISTGFSPVLGDVGDLETQKRLITGIIAPNIRVINVYIPNGLAMGTDKYHYKLAWLATLRTYIATLQANAAEEMIICGDFNIAPEDIDIHDPQGRETHIMATDPEREALEQIAALGFQDGFRKFTPETGHYSWWDYRTGAFRGNRGWRIDHHYLTAGLYAQAQNCVIDSAPRKLEKPSDHAPVILEIGIAS; this is encoded by the coding sequence ATGAAAATTGCCACTTGGAATGTCAACTCAATTCGGACACGCTTGGATCAGGTTTGCCAGTGGTTGCAGGCCAATCCAGTCGATGTTCTCTGTGTGCAAGAAACCAAAGTGGTGGATGAACTCTTTCCCCAGGCCCCGCTGACAGATTTAGGCTATCACGTTTATATTTCTGGACAAAAAGCCTACAACGGCGTGGCGATCCTCAGTCGTGAGCCAGTGACCGAAATCTCCACTGGATTTAGTCCCGTCTTGGGTGATGTTGGCGACTTAGAGACTCAAAAACGGTTGATTACGGGGATCATTGCGCCCAATATTAGGGTGATTAATGTCTATATTCCCAATGGTTTGGCAATGGGGACGGATAAATATCACTACAAACTGGCCTGGTTAGCGACGCTAAGAACCTACATCGCCACGTTACAAGCCAATGCAGCGGAGGAAATGATTATCTGTGGTGACTTTAACATTGCCCCAGAGGATATTGACATTCACGATCCCCAAGGGCGAGAAACCCACATTATGGCTACCGATCCAGAGCGAGAAGCCTTAGAGCAAATAGCTGCCTTGGGCTTTCAGGATGGTTTTCGGAAATTCACCCCAGAAACGGGCCATTACAGTTGGTGGGACTATCGCACCGGCGCGTTTCGGGGTAATCGGGGTTGGCGGATTGATCATCACTATCTCACGGCGGGACTTTATGCCCAGGCCCAGAATTGTGTCATTGACTCGGCCCCGCGCAAACTGGAAAAACCTAGTGATCATGCCCCAGTCATCTTAGAAATTGGCATTGCATCATAG
- a CDS encoding ATP-dependent Clp protease proteolytic subunit, which translates to MRLPIESAQSPYYGDAYYRTPPPDLPSLLLKERIVYLGMPLVPAVTELLVAQLLFLQYDDPEKPIRIYINSTGTSRYDGEPVGFETEAFAICDTINYIKPPVHTICLGQAMGMAALLLSAGTKGYRASLAHATIVMHQTKSYARGQATDIQIRAREVLANKQTMVEILSRNTGQTPERITKDMDRLLYMTPDEAKEYGLIDKVLANETALPIPIPAGVR; encoded by the coding sequence ATGCGGTTGCCGATTGAATCTGCTCAATCTCCCTACTACGGTGATGCTTACTATCGCACTCCCCCTCCTGATCTGCCCTCTTTACTGCTTAAAGAACGGATCGTCTATTTGGGAATGCCTCTAGTCCCGGCCGTAACTGAGCTTTTGGTGGCCCAACTCCTATTCCTCCAGTACGACGATCCCGAAAAACCAATCCGCATCTATATCAACTCCACCGGAACCTCTCGCTACGATGGTGAACCCGTTGGTTTTGAAACCGAAGCCTTTGCGATTTGTGACACCATTAACTACATTAAGCCCCCAGTCCATACAATTTGCCTTGGCCAGGCCATGGGAATGGCAGCCCTTCTACTTTCTGCTGGCACTAAAGGCTATCGAGCCAGTTTAGCTCACGCCACCATTGTCATGCATCAAACCAAAAGCTATGCCCGCGGCCAGGCCACCGACATTCAAATCCGGGCCAGGGAAGTTCTCGCCAACAAGCAAACCATGGTGGAAATTCTCTCCCGTAACACCGGCCAAACCCCAGAGCGGATCACGAAGGACATGGATCGACTGCTCTATATGACCCCTGATGAAGCAAAAGAGTATGGCCTAATTGATAAGGTGTTAGCCAATGAAACGGCCCTACCCATCCCAATTCCGGCGGGTGTTCGCTAG
- a CDS encoding transglycosylase SLT domain-containing protein, translated as MLPKLTPWLMMLKSKKSTWIAAGLGLVAVGGIGVGIWWSLKQQESPQASTNTFAEILQAPEPNQIASLEKLADQGLPLQQAQARYLLAISALEKSDPNAALDWLKDLEQKNTPLTAPILVLQAQAYEKANQPTPAKATWEKIVRQFPQEPEAALALLALNQPDQALAQFPQVPAVVELAQKRLQANPRQRSLLVLIAKHGLFLENYLEILDQLTKYYSQELKPEDWAAIGFGYWENLSYKKAGRAYLQAPPTAFNTYRAGRALQLGDERNQAITTYQRVVQKFPKTKEAALAWLRLGRLSESNAQALRYFQQAMTTSKAAKTSTIAADALLDQAGRLEKSGNLAQAAQARETLLTTYATTPAAAQLRWQQAQRDAQAGNLGEARTWAQSLLKNNPDSELAPTAAFWLGQWATDQQQRQKDWQILTEKYPYSYYTWRALSLLGKPVGTFTTVRGLNPPVDPEKRQILPLSAGSQTLQALYEMGQYDLAWSRWQWEFRHRVEPTAAAQLTDGLVRVGVGDYLDGIFMLENLQQRARTEPATAKFLTPMLKNPAYWYALYPLPFWSQVQAWSAKRQINPLLVMSLIRQESRFEVGIQSVVGATGLMQVMPDTAAWIAPQIGLTSYRLDNVEDSLNLGTWYFAHTHDLHDQNTLLALASYNAGPGNVADWLQRFGYKDPDQFIEQIPFPETYGYVKSILGNYWNYLRLYSPQSPL; from the coding sequence ATGTTACCCAAACTTACCCCCTGGTTGATGATGCTCAAGTCAAAAAAAAGCACCTGGATTGCTGCGGGCCTGGGACTAGTGGCCGTTGGGGGCATTGGGGTCGGAATTTGGTGGAGTCTGAAACAGCAAGAATCTCCCCAGGCCAGTACCAACACCTTTGCTGAAATCCTCCAGGCCCCAGAGCCAAACCAAATTGCCAGTCTGGAAAAACTCGCCGATCAAGGCCTACCGCTGCAACAGGCCCAGGCCCGGTATTTACTGGCGATCTCTGCCCTGGAAAAGAGTGACCCCAATGCCGCCCTTGACTGGTTAAAGGACTTAGAACAAAAAAATACACCCCTGACTGCCCCGATTTTGGTTCTACAAGCCCAGGCCTATGAAAAAGCCAATCAACCCACCCCAGCCAAAGCCACTTGGGAAAAGATAGTCCGCCAGTTTCCCCAAGAGCCGGAAGCTGCCCTCGCCCTGTTGGCGTTGAATCAACCCGACCAAGCCCTGGCCCAATTTCCCCAAGTCCCAGCCGTCGTGGAACTGGCCCAAAAACGCCTCCAGGCCAATCCCCGCCAACGGTCGCTGCTGGTGTTGATTGCAAAACATGGCCTGTTTTTAGAGAATTATCTTGAGATTCTGGATCAACTCACTAAATATTATTCCCAGGAACTTAAACCGGAAGATTGGGCGGCCATTGGCTTTGGTTATTGGGAAAACCTGTCTTACAAAAAAGCGGGCCGGGCCTATTTGCAAGCTCCCCCCACGGCATTTAATACCTATCGAGCGGGCCGAGCGTTGCAACTGGGCGATGAACGGAACCAAGCCATTACGACCTATCAACGGGTTGTCCAAAAATTTCCCAAGACAAAAGAAGCGGCCCTGGCCTGGTTACGTTTAGGTCGTTTGAGTGAGAGTAATGCCCAGGCCCTGCGCTATTTTCAACAGGCAATGACAACATCCAAGGCTGCTAAGACTTCTACTATTGCTGCTGATGCCCTCCTAGATCAAGCTGGCCGTCTGGAAAAAAGCGGGAATTTGGCCCAGGCTGCCCAGGCCCGAGAAACCTTATTAACTACCTATGCCACTACTCCGGCCGCCGCCCAACTGAGATGGCAACAGGCCCAACGGGATGCCCAAGCCGGAAATCTGGGGGAAGCGAGAACCTGGGCGCAATCTCTGCTCAAAAATAATCCCGATAGTGAACTGGCTCCAACTGCAGCCTTTTGGTTAGGGCAATGGGCAACGGATCAGCAACAACGGCAAAAAGATTGGCAGATTCTGACGGAAAAATATCCCTATTCCTATTACACTTGGCGGGCCTTGAGCCTTTTGGGTAAACCGGTTGGCACCTTTACCACGGTGCGGGGCCTCAATCCTCCAGTTGACCCGGAAAAACGGCAAATTTTACCCCTCAGTGCTGGCTCTCAAACCTTACAGGCTCTCTATGAAATGGGCCAATATGACCTGGCCTGGAGTCGCTGGCAATGGGAATTTCGGCATCGGGTTGAACCAACAGCGGCGGCCCAATTAACGGATGGCCTGGTACGGGTGGGGGTGGGGGATTATTTGGATGGGATTTTCATGCTGGAGAATCTGCAACAACGGGCCCGGACTGAACCCGCCACCGCCAAGTTTTTGACCCCCATGCTGAAAAATCCTGCCTATTGGTATGCGCTTTACCCCTTACCCTTTTGGTCACAAGTCCAGGCCTGGTCAGCAAAACGGCAGATAAACCCTCTTTTGGTGATGTCTTTAATTCGCCAAGAGTCGCGCTTTGAAGTCGGGATTCAGTCGGTTGTGGGAGCCACGGGGTTAATGCAAGTCATGCCTGATACCGCGGCCTGGATTGCCCCCCAAATTGGTCTGACATCCTATCGGTTGGACAATGTGGAGGACAGTCTCAACCTGGGAACTTGGTACTTTGCCCACACCCATGACCTCCATGACCAAAATACCCTCCTGGCCTTAGCGAGCTACAATGCCGGGCCGGGAAACGTGGCAGATTGGCTCCAGCGATTTGGCTACAAGGATCCGGATCAGTTTATTGAGCAAATTCCTTTTCCCGAAACCTATGGCTATGTCAAGTCTATTTTGGGTAACTATTGGAACTATCTCCGGCTCTACAGTCCTCAGTCTCCCCTCTAG
- a CDS encoding peroxiredoxin, producing the protein MAEGCLQVGQLAPDFNATAVFDQEFKDVKLSDYRGKYVVLFFYPLDFTFVCPTEIIAFSDRYSEFSGINTEILGVSVDSQFSHLAWTQSDRKAGGVGELNYPLVSDLKKEISTAYNVLTEEGVALRGLFIVDKEGIIQHATINNLGFGRSVDETLRVLQAIQYVQSHPDEVCPAGWQPGEKTMNPDPVKSKVYFEAVG; encoded by the coding sequence ATGGCAGAAGGTTGTTTACAAGTTGGGCAGTTAGCCCCAGACTTTAATGCTACGGCTGTTTTTGATCAAGAGTTTAAGGATGTCAAACTCTCTGACTACCGGGGCAAATATGTGGTTCTGTTTTTCTACCCCTTAGATTTCACCTTTGTTTGCCCGACTGAAATTATTGCCTTTAGTGATCGTTACAGCGAGTTTTCGGGCATCAATACGGAAATTTTGGGTGTGTCCGTAGATAGCCAATTTTCTCACCTGGCCTGGACGCAAAGTGACCGGAAAGCGGGGGGTGTTGGTGAGTTGAACTATCCCTTAGTCTCTGACCTGAAAAAAGAAATCAGCACGGCTTACAATGTCTTGACCGAAGAAGGAGTGGCCCTGCGTGGGTTATTTATCGTTGACAAAGAAGGGATTATCCAACACGCCACGATCAATAACTTGGGCTTTGGTCGGAGTGTAGATGAAACTTTGCGGGTGTTGCAGGCAATTCAATACGTTCAATCTCACCCGGATGAAGTGTGTCCCGCCGGTTGGCAGCCTGGGGAGAAAACCATGAACCCCGATCCCGTCAAGTCCAAAGTTTATTTTGAAGCAGTAGGTTAA
- a CDS encoding SDR family oxidoreductase, protein MFLVTGASGPLGRRVVQRLCAQNIPVRAFVRLSSDYDQLRQWGADIYIGDVQNQRDLVKAAQGVRYIIACHASKISSGQHLAVDYRSSIELIDIAKAIGLEHFTYISALAVTADRQDSPLLKAKWEVENHLQASGLNYTILRPATLMSSLIPLAVRFQQTGVYLLLGNPEHRIGLVSTDDLAKIALAAPQTPAAYKQTFAVASSQVLYRQDVPQIFGRFFNKQPITINVPQGAVDGAWTMLGLFNADIKNELGTLRTLLGHECYGQPQEIERMEQTFGLGSENLETFLSRYFNQIEAYD, encoded by the coding sequence ATGTTTCTGGTCACAGGTGCAAGTGGGCCGTTAGGGCGGCGGGTTGTCCAGCGATTATGCGCCCAAAATATTCCGGTGCGGGCTTTTGTCCGGCTGAGTTCCGATTATGACCAACTCCGGCAATGGGGGGCGGATATTTACATTGGTGATGTGCAAAATCAACGGGATTTGGTCAAGGCGGCCCAAGGGGTGCGGTATATCATCGCCTGTCATGCCAGCAAGATTAGTAGCGGTCAACATTTAGCGGTAGATTATCGCAGTAGCATTGAGTTGATTGACATTGCCAAAGCCATTGGCCTGGAACATTTCACCTATATTTCCGCCCTCGCCGTGACGGCCGACCGCCAAGATTCTCCCCTGCTGAAGGCTAAATGGGAAGTTGAAAATCATCTCCAGGCCAGCGGCTTGAATTACACCATCTTGCGACCGGCCACCCTCATGTCTAGCTTGATTCCCTTGGCGGTGCGCTTTCAACAAACGGGTGTGTATTTACTCTTAGGCAACCCAGAGCATCGCATTGGTTTAGTCAGTACGGATGATTTAGCTAAAATTGCCCTCGCCGCCCCCCAAACCCCCGCAGCCTATAAACAAACCTTTGCCGTTGCCAGTTCCCAAGTACTTTATCGTCAAGATGTCCCTCAGATATTTGGGCGATTTTTTAATAAGCAGCCGATCACGATTAATGTGCCCCAAGGGGCTGTAGATGGGGCCTGGACCATGTTGGGACTGTTCAATGCCGATATTAAAAACGAGCTAGGTACACTCCGCACCCTCTTAGGCCATGAATGCTATGGTCAGCCCCAAGAGATTGAACGGATGGAGCAAACTTTTGGCCTGGGGAGTGAAAACTTAGAAACCTTTTTAAGCCGCTACTTTAACCAAATTGAGGCCTATGATTAA